The region CAGATTGATGGCTGTCCTGCGTCCTGCCGGAGCAACCTCAACACTAGCACCATGCGATTGCAGACTGCGCACCTTGGTCTCGGTCATTTTCGGGTAGAGAACGACGTCATCCCCAACCGAAAGCTGTCCTGAAATAAGGGTACCGGTCACAACAGTACCATGTCCCTTCATTGTAAACACACGGTCCACGGGCAGACGAGCCAGATCGGTCCTGCGTTTCGGGGAAAAATTTTTCATGAAACCGGCGATCTCGGCACGCAGTTCCTCCAGCCCCTGCCCGGTATGTGAAGAAACGGCATGAATAGGAGCATCAGCCAGAAAACTCGGCGCGAGAAATTCCCGCACATCTTCCTGCACCATCTCCATCCAGTCTTCATCGACCATGTCAGCCTTGGTCAGGACCACAAAACCTTTCTCTATGCCCAGCAGAGTGCATATCTCGAGGTGTTCACTGGTCTGGGGCATAACACCCTCGTCAGCGGCAATAACCAGCAACACAAAATCAATACCTGCTGCCCCGGCAACCATATTTTTAACAAATTTCTCATGGCCGGGAACATCAATAATACTCAGATGCTCATCATCTCCGAGATCAAGGCTGGCAAAACCAAGCTCAATGGTGATACCACGCTTTTTTTCCTCGGCCAGACGGTCGCAGTCCGTTCCGGTCAACGCCTTAATCAGGCTGGTCTTACCGTGGTCGATATGACCGGCAGTACCCATAACTACTGGCATCTATGCTCCTTTTAAGAAGCCTCCGGCGGCCGGGGAAGGAAAACTTATGTAAAAGTTTCCCTTCCCCGGACCCCATCCCTTCAAAAACCTTTGGTTTGCTTCGCATATAGCGCGAAAAGTCCGTCTTCGGATATTACTTCGGCAAAGACTAATTAAAAGTTTTTGGGATTCTTAAGCCCTTTTTTCAAAAAGGATTTAAGCCGCCGGAGGCATCATCAAATTAATTCTTCAAAAAAGTCCTGAAAGCCAATTCAGTAGCGTACAAATCGGCCTTACTGGTCAGCTCAAACGGACTATGCATGGAAAGTACCGGAGGTCCGAAGTCAATTACATCCATGCCGTATAGGGCAAGGAATTTAGCGACAGTACCGCCCCCACCGAGATCAACCTTACCCAGCTCGGCCATCTGCCACGGAGCCCCGGCCTCACTCAGAATATTGCGCAGCCATGCTACATATTCGGGATGAGCGTCATTGGCTCCGACCTTACCGCGATGTCCGGTAAATTTGCAGAAGCACGGACCATAACCGAGATAAGCGGAATTAAGTTTTTCGTGCACATCCTGATAATCGGGATCGATTGCAGCGTGGACGTCTGTGGAAAGAGCCTTACCGGCCATCATCACCCGGGACATCTTGGCATTGGGTTCCCAGGCTTCAATGAGATCTTCGAGGCAGTATTCAAAAAAGAGTGACTTGGCACCGGTGGAACCTTCGGAACCGATTTCCTCTTTATCGTAAAAGAGCACAATCTGGGCGTTGTCCGGTTCAGGAGCATTCAGGAAAGCTTCCAGAGCAAGAAATACGCAGGAACGGTCATCCTGTCCGTAACCGCCGATAACAGACTTATCCAGTCCGACATAGCGGGCCGGGCCGGCGGGAACTATATGCATTTCCGCGCTGAACAGATCTTCTTCGACAATTCCATATTTCTCATTAAGCAATTCCAAGACCTTACGTTTCTCGGAAGGAGCACTGTCGTCATCATCTGCATCGTCTTTGGTGAAAGACAATGAATGGCCCATCAGTATATTCAGCTTCTCGGCTTCAAATGCATCGGTAACGTTTTTAGTCACCTGTTTGTAAGCGAGGTGCGGCAAAAGATCGAGAATGGAAAATACCGGATCATCCGCATCCTCACCGATTACGACATCAATCTTAGTGCCGTCTGCTTTAACCACTACGCCATGCAGGGACAAAGGACGCGCCAGCCACTGATATTTGCGGATACCGCCGTAATAATGAGTCTTGGCCATAGACATACCAAGATCTTCATATAACGGATGCTGTTTAAAATCGAGACGGGGAGTATCTGCATGCGCCCCTACGAGACGAAATCCCTGTGAAAGGGGATTTTTACCTTTACGGGCGATAAAAATAGTCTTGTCGCGGAAGGAGCGGAAGCACTGATCCGCACCAAGGTAATCTTCGAAACCAGCTTCACGCAGTTTTTCCTCAACGTATTTGATAGTCTCACGTTCGGTTTTGCAGCGGGTCAGAAAATCAATATAACGAACGGCAAGGTCATCCATCGCCTGCCGATGTTCATCGTCTTTAAAAATCTCCCAGCAGCTCTTCGGATCATGCTCAATTGATTTATTCATATTCATTTCCTCCGGTGTCCCTTCGGGGACCAGATAATTT is a window of Maridesulfovibrio sp. DNA encoding:
- a CDS encoding aminopeptidase translates to MNKSIEHDPKSCWEIFKDDEHRQAMDDLAVRYIDFLTRCKTERETIKYVEEKLREAGFEDYLGADQCFRSFRDKTIFIARKGKNPLSQGFRLVGAHADTPRLDFKQHPLYEDLGMSMAKTHYYGGIRKYQWLARPLSLHGVVVKADGTKIDVVIGEDADDPVFSILDLLPHLAYKQVTKNVTDAFEAEKLNILMGHSLSFTKDDADDDDSAPSEKRKVLELLNEKYGIVEEDLFSAEMHIVPAGPARYVGLDKSVIGGYGQDDRSCVFLALEAFLNAPEPDNAQIVLFYDKEEIGSEGSTGAKSLFFEYCLEDLIEAWEPNAKMSRVMMAGKALSTDVHAAIDPDYQDVHEKLNSAYLGYGPCFCKFTGHRGKVGANDAHPEYVAWLRNILSEAGAPWQMAELGKVDLGGGGTVAKFLALYGMDVIDFGPPVLSMHSPFELTSKADLYATELAFRTFLKN